One Oryza brachyantha chromosome 3, ObraRS2, whole genome shotgun sequence DNA segment encodes these proteins:
- the LOC102711602 gene encoding putative cyclin-D2-3, which yields MGFLCRHRAAPASFSLLCEEDSESAFGCVDGDVEEMVPALGKMMMMSPDFSCTFGLQLGDDCDELVGSFMEKEVEQLVGTARGEYLKKLSNGGIEFACRVAAIDWIFKVQAQYNFGPLCAYLAVNYLDRFLSSVQFSNDMPWMQQLLIVACLSIAAKMEETTVPGTLDLQVCNPEYVFDAKTIHRMEIVILTTLKWRMQAVTPFSYIDHFLDKINEGEPLKYELVSRCTEIILGTIKVTEFLKFRPSEIATAVALSVVSDGRVLDLGSVLESCNIPVDKENVGRCHQAMQEMALVMLNSTESPSDVLDTSCFISKSDDNTTPGTSPPQVDNGNSDNNNNQACTPASKRTRLEAAPMS from the exons ATGGGGTTCCTCTGCCGCCACAGAGCTGCACCGGCGTCCTTCTCTCTGCTGTGCGAGGAGGACAGCGAGAGCGCGTTCGGCTGCGTTGATGGTGATGTGGAGGAGATGGTGCCGGCGTTGgggaagatgatgatgatgagtccTGATTTCTCTTGCACTTTCGGGTTGCAACTTGGGGATGATTGTGACGAGCTTGTGGGGTCTTTCATGGAGAAGGAGGTGGAGCAGCTGGTTGGAACTGCAAGGGGAGAGTACCTGAAGAAGCTGAGCAATGGAGGCATAGAGTTTGCCTGCAGGGTTGCTGCCATTGATTGGATTTTCAAG GTTCAGGCTCAATACAATTTTGGACCATTATGTGCTTACCTTGCTGTCAACTATCTGGATAGGTTCCTCTCTTCGGTACAGTTCTCA AATGACATGCCATGGATGCAGCAGCTGTTGATAGTTGCTTGCCTATCTATTGCTGCCAAGATGGAGGAAACTACGGTTCCCGGCACCCTAGACCTTCAG GTTTGCAATCCAGAATACGTATTCGATGCAAAGACTATCCACAGGATGGAGATTGTTATACTAACCACTCTGAAGTGGAGGATGCAAGCCGTGACCCCGTTCTCTTACATTGATCATTTCTTGGACAAGATCAATGAGGGGGAGCCACTAAAGTACGAGCTGGTTTCTCGATGCACCGAGATCATACTCGGCACTATCAAAG TTACTGAGTTCCTGAAATTCAGGCCTTCTGAGATTGCTACAGCTGTAGCTCTCTCTGTAGTTTCTGACGGCCGCGTTCTTGACTTGGGCAGTGTTCTTGAGTCTTGTAACATACCTGTAGATAAG GAAAATGTGGGGAGATGCCATCAAGCAATGCAAGAGATGGCATTGGTGATGCTCAACAGCACAGAAAGTCCATCTGATGTGTTGGACACCTCATGTTTCATCTCTAAGAGTGATGACAACACAACACCAGGAACATCACCACCACAAGTTGACAATGGCAACAgtgacaacaacaacaaccagGCCTGCACTCCTGCTTCCAAAAGGACAAGGCTAGAGGCAGCACCAATGTCATGA